The Blautia hydrogenotrophica DSM 10507 genome window below encodes:
- a CDS encoding AraC family transcriptional regulator: MKIEEFKDVTIAYMRRTGDYGFKNKILMENFKEHLRKENLLNSNSIILGIALDNPADTDRDKLRYDVGLIVSGEPNTALDIRKIPDGMYAVFELPHTEQDVAAFWSNIEQLVGDLTVDKAKPMIERYSADKVAKHLCEFCIPLKTD, from the coding sequence TTGAAAATTGAAGAATTTAAGGACGTTACGATCGCATATATGCGGAGAACAGGCGACTATGGATTTAAGAATAAAATTCTTATGGAGAATTTCAAGGAACATTTAAGAAAGGAAAATCTTTTAAATTCTAACAGTATTATTTTGGGAATAGCCTTAGACAATCCTGCGGATACCGATCGAGATAAATTGCGGTATGATGTTGGTCTTATAGTCAGTGGGGAACCCAATACAGCATTAGATATTCGGAAAATTCCTGACGGTATGTATGCTGTATTTGAACTTCCACATACAGAACAAGACGTTGCTGCTTTTTGGAGTAATATAGAACAATTAGTTGGGGATTTAACGGTAGACAAAGCAAAACCAATGATTGAGCGGTATTCTGCCGACAAAGTTGCAAAGCATTTGTGCGAATTTTGCATACCCTTGAAAACAGATTAA